A window of Cloacibacillus sp. genomic DNA:
CATGGCCTCGACGTTTTAAGAAGACGGAAGAGAGCTAAAACAGGCTATAAACACCGTATCGGGCATACCCAAATTTGCGCTGGCCGTAATCTGTCAGGAAGAACGCGGACGGAGGCGATATCTTGGTTACACCGAAAAGAGGCACGGATGGACTATAGACTGGAGCGTCTAGTGATACCCGGCGGTTAGCCGGCATAATAAACTTAAATATTACGATATCAGGAGGAATTTTCTATGAAAGATACAGTAATCTGGACGGGTGCGGGACAAATCGGCATGGCGATAGCCAGGCGGATCGGATATGGCAAAAAGATCGTCGTCGGAGACAGAAGCATCGGGAACGCCGAAACGATGGCAAAAATCATGAACGAGGCGGGCTTCGACGCCGTCCCTGTGGATATGGATCTTTCCAGCCGCGAGTCGATCATGAACCTGATCGCGGAGGCACGCAAATACGGAGAGATATCCGATCTCATCAACGCGGCGGGGGTATCTCCGAGCCAGGCTCCCGTCGAGACAATATTGAAGGTTGACCTCTACGGGACGGCGGTCCTGCTTGAGGAGGCCGGTAAGGTAATCAAAAGGGGCGGCGCGGGAGTAACTATCTCCAGCCAGTCCGGCCACCGTATGCCGGCTCTTACGCCGGAAGAGGATAAACTGCTGGCGACGACGCCGGCGGAAGAGCTTTTGAAACTCGACATCCTTCAGCCAGGCAATATCCGCGACACGCTACACGCCTATCAGATGGCGAAAAGGTGCAATGTAAAGCGCGTAATGGCCGAGGTGGTCAAGTGGGGGGAGCGGGGCGCGCGTATAAATTCCATCTCGCCCGGCATCATCGTAACGCCGCTCGCGCTTGACGAATTCAACGGGCCGCGTGGCGGTTTCTACAAAAACATGTTCGCGAAGTGCCCGGCGGGGCGCCCAGGTACGGCGGATGAGGTGGCAAACGCAGCGGAGCTGATCATGGGGCCGCGGGGAGCCTTTATAACGGGCGCGGACTTCCTCATCGACGGAGGGGCGACGGCGTCGTTCTTCTACGGGCCGTTAAATCCTGAAAAATAGAAAAGATATTTTCATGAAAAAAATATTGTCCTCAATTATGTCGGCGGCGCTGCTGGCCGTCATCACAACAGTCTGCCAGCAGGCCGAAAGCGCGGAGATCACGCTGACGGCGGGGGAAAAGGTCATCACCGCGCGGCTGGACGAAAGTGGGACGGCAGAGGCCTTTATCGCCACACTCCACCTCCGGAATGACGCGCGCCCATCAAGGCATCTTCCATAGACCATAAACCGCAAAAGGCGGCCGCCACATGGACGGCCGCCTTTACAAAGAGAGAGTTTATTAGATGAACGCAGGCTCGAAGAATAGGTCGTTTTCGGCAAACCTTGCGAGGCGGAAGCGGTGCAGGTCGACAAAAGGAGTCTCTCCCATGAGCATCTCCTTGCAGACACGCCCGCCGGAGGGGCCGAACTGAAGGCCATGGCCGCTCCATCCGCAGTTGACGAGAAGCCCCTCTACCGGGGTCCAGTCGATGATCGCGTTATGATCAGGCGTATTGTCATAGGGGCCGGACCACTGACGCACGACACGGACGCCTCTGAGGGCCGGTATTCTCTTGAGCACGCTCTTGGTGACGCCTTCGAGGAATTTGGCGCTGTTTCCGGCCTCCACCGTATGCGGCTCGCCGGGGTCGTCCCGTCCGAACATGAAGGTACCGTTCGGGCACTGCTTAAAGTAGGCTCCGTC
This region includes:
- a CDS encoding SDR family oxidoreductase, which codes for MKDTVIWTGAGQIGMAIARRIGYGKKIVVGDRSIGNAETMAKIMNEAGFDAVPVDMDLSSRESIMNLIAEARKYGEISDLINAAGVSPSQAPVETILKVDLYGTAVLLEEAGKVIKRGGAGVTISSQSGHRMPALTPEEDKLLATTPAEELLKLDILQPGNIRDTLHAYQMAKRCNVKRVMAEVVKWGERGARINSISPGIIVTPLALDEFNGPRGGFYKNMFAKCPAGRPGTADEVANAAELIMGPRGAFITGADFLIDGGATASFFYGPLNPEK